A genomic segment from Chloroflexota bacterium encodes:
- a CDS encoding tetratricopeptide repeat protein, which translates to MKRNTIIAILAGLLLVAGLVTATSAMSPAVEIDERMVAAANQLYRSGHHSESAQLYEQLVEQGARDSGLFYNLGNAYFQQGDRERAILNYERALQLAPRDADIRHNLDLARAEAGSLPWQEAEGPLDTLAEVSRRWLTVDELAMIALSAWFFLGFLIFLRRQKRSGDMPALLRYGTLVVLVLLLVSALSLGSRLVSGQIQPGGVIVASQVALSDSPGRRPVVVGERWSSGGGPLSVVGGLSSAGGSPQL; encoded by the coding sequence ATGAAACGTAATACCATCATTGCCATACTCGCTGGGCTTCTGCTGGTGGCAGGCCTGGTCACGGCGACCAGCGCCATGTCCCCAGCGGTGGAAATCGACGAGAGGATGGTGGCGGCCGCTAACCAGCTCTATCGTTCTGGACATCACAGTGAGTCAGCTCAACTCTACGAACAACTGGTGGAACAAGGCGCCCGGGACAGCGGTCTCTTTTACAATCTGGGTAACGCCTACTTCCAGCAGGGAGATAGGGAGCGCGCCATCCTGAACTACGAGCGTGCTCTGCAACTGGCCCCCCGCGACGCTGACATCAGACACAATCTTGATCTGGCGCGCGCTGAGGCTGGCAGCCTGCCCTGGCAGGAAGCTGAGGGTCCCCTCGACACGCTGGCTGAAGTGAGTCGTCGCTGGCTTACGGTTGATGAGCTGGCCATGATTGCTCTCTCAGCCTGGTTTTTCCTGGGGTTCCTGATCTTTTTGCGGCGCCAGAAGCGCTCGGGCGATATGCCTGCGCTACTGCGCTACGGGACACTGGTTGTTCTGGTGTTGCTTCTGGTAAGTGCCCTGTCACTGGGCAGTCGGTTGGTATCCGGGCAGATACAGCCCGGCGGCGTCATCGTCGCCTCCCAGGTGGCCCTGAGCGATAGTCCGGGCAGACGGCCGGTGGTGGTCGGTGAACGGTGGTCTTCGGGCGGCGGTCCGCTGTCAGTGGTCGGCGGCCTGTCGTCGGCAGGGGGATCGCCCCAACTGTGA
- a CDS encoding MaoC/PaaZ C-terminal domain-containing protein, whose translation MSELKAPTGLFFEDYLIDGSIVSQGRTITETDIVNFAAFSGDWNPLHIDAEVAGESQFGERIAHGLLVLSIASGLSERLGFLGGNVLFFKELIWQFRAAVMMGDTIRVKATVSELRPVPRLGGGYVTFKVQVLNQADKVVQRGSWILLIKSKEE comes from the coding sequence ATGTCAGAGCTCAAAGCCCCGACTGGCCTGTTTTTCGAAGATTATCTGATCGACGGTTCTATTGTCAGCCAGGGGCGTACCATCACAGAAACAGACATCGTCAACTTCGCCGCCTTTAGCGGCGACTGGAATCCACTGCATATCGATGCTGAAGTGGCCGGAGAATCCCAATTCGGCGAGCGAATCGCTCATGGTTTGCTGGTGCTATCGATCGCTTCAGGTCTTTCCGAGCGCCTGGGCTTTCTGGGTGGCAACGTTTTGTTCTTCAAGGAACTGATTTGGCAGTTTCGGGCAGCAGTCATGATGGGTGACACCATCCGTGTCAAGGCTACGGTTTCCGAATTGAGGCCTGTGCCCAGATTGGGTGGTGGTTACGTCACCTTCAAGGTTCAGGTACTGAACCAGGCTGACAAGGTGGTTCAGCGAGGCAGCTGGATACTGTTGATCAAGAGCAAAGAGGAATGA